A genomic window from Nitrospinota bacterium includes:
- a CDS encoding sigma-54-dependent Fis family transcriptional regulator: MAGAILIVDLDRHSVETLRSMVEEAGWEARAAYEWREIETQVAERRFDAVMADPKFPVHGEGGIIGWLRRNAPRSTIVALSLRAGDGHAGADMALCKPYTPKAVAGALEGLGRGAAAEYDFCGMLGRSEKMARLYSAVKAVAQTDSAALILGETGTGKELVAAAIHSLGARASKRFVTINCGALSESLLESELFGHEKGAFTGAFRPRPGKFEYANGGTVFLDEIGDISPATQLKLLKVIETGEVERLGGNQVIKTDSRMIFATNRDLAAEVEAGRFRRDLFYRVNTFPIRVPPLRERVEDIPALAGHFASMFGARHGGAAVSIGPEAMRWLMDRRWDGNVRELENIIERGVILSKGGVVSEADLQGTDEPAAARPGLAPEELSELTYRQMAERVMDMYEKPYFTRILSACGGNMSLAAKKAGLDRKTLYAKLAALGIDPGDFRGGKNGA; encoded by the coding sequence ATGGCGGGCGCCATTCTTATCGTGGACCTGGACCGGCATTCCGTGGAGACGCTTCGCTCCATGGTGGAGGAGGCCGGATGGGAGGCCCGCGCGGCCTACGAATGGCGCGAGATAGAGACCCAGGTGGCCGAAAGGCGATTTGACGCCGTGATGGCCGATCCAAAATTCCCCGTCCACGGCGAAGGCGGGATCATAGGATGGCTGCGGCGCAACGCTCCGCGCTCCACGATAGTTGCGCTGTCATTGCGGGCGGGCGACGGCCACGCCGGGGCGGACATGGCGCTATGCAAACCATACACCCCTAAAGCTGTGGCCGGAGCGCTGGAAGGGCTTGGGCGCGGGGCCGCCGCCGAATACGATTTTTGCGGGATGCTCGGCCGGTCGGAAAAAATGGCCAGGCTCTACTCCGCCGTAAAGGCCGTGGCCCAGACGGACTCCGCGGCGCTGATCCTCGGAGAGACGGGGACAGGCAAGGAGCTTGTCGCAGCCGCCATCCATTCGCTTGGCGCCCGCGCCTCGAAAAGGTTTGTGACGATAAACTGCGGCGCGCTGAGCGAATCGCTGCTCGAATCGGAGCTTTTCGGCCACGAAAAAGGGGCCTTCACCGGAGCATTCCGCCCGCGCCCCGGCAAATTTGAATACGCCAATGGAGGGACGGTGTTCCTCGACGAGATAGGGGACATAAGCCCCGCCACCCAGCTTAAGCTTTTAAAAGTGATCGAGACCGGCGAGGTGGAAAGGCTTGGCGGCAACCAGGTTATCAAGACCGACTCGCGGATGATCTTCGCCACAAACCGCGACCTGGCCGCAGAGGTGGAGGCGGGAAGGTTCCGGCGGGACCTTTTTTACAGGGTCAACACGTTCCCCATCCGCGTCCCCCCTTTGCGCGAGCGGGTGGAGGATATACCGGCGCTGGCGGGGCATTTCGCCTCGATGTTCGGCGCGCGGCATGGGGGTGCGGCTGTGTCCATCGGGCCGGAGGCGATGCGGTGGCTTATGGACCGCCGGTGGGACGGCAACGTGCGGGAGCTTGAGAACATCATCGAACGGGGGGTGATACTGTCCAAAGGGGGCGTTGTCTCCGAAGCGGACCTGCAGGGGACGGACGAACCAGCGGCGGCGCGGCCGGGATTGGCGCCGGAAGAGCTTTCGGAGCTCACATACCGCCAGATGGCCGAACGGGTGATGGACATGTATGAAAAACCATACTTTACGCGGATATTGTCGGCCTGCGGCGGCAACATGAGCCTGGCCGCCAAAAAGGCGGGGCTGGACAGGAAGACGCTGTACGCAAAACTTGCCGCGCTTGGGATAGACCCCGGAGATTTCCGGGGGGGCAAGAATGGCGCCTGA